The following proteins come from a genomic window of Rutidosis leptorrhynchoides isolate AG116_Rl617_1_P2 chromosome 10, CSIRO_AGI_Rlap_v1, whole genome shotgun sequence:
- the LOC139872286 gene encoding probable inactive receptor kinase At2g26730, with translation MSFFHFLLITLFFNYRVSSESTQEKQALLSFLSQVPHASRISWNSNQPTCSWTGVTCDSTNTSVISVRLPGTGLIGTIPPNTIGKLSQLRVLSLHSNALTGEFPPDFSNLSFLRNVYLQNNKFTGEFPPSFTDLTRLTRLDLSANNLTGAIPFSINNLTVLTGLFLHNNSFSGQLPSINPASLVDINVSNNKLNGSIPKSLARFPVTAFSGNINLCGSPLPPCNSTFFPAPAPSPPSIEPPSVGKKHKKKLSTAGIVAIVVGSVLIIALLLLILLLCLRKKRNQKTNQVTKPSQAVPASAAASRAVAEAGTSSSKDDITGASTEGERNKLVFFEGGIYSFDLEDLLRASAEVLGKGSVGTSYKAVLEEGTTVVVKRLKDVVVTKKEFDLQMEVLGKMKDENVVPLRAYYYSKDEKLLVYDYFPAGSLSALLHGSRGSGRSPLDWDHRMRIALSAARGVAYLHVAGKVVHGNIKSSNVLLRQETNKDASVSDYGLNTLFGGSSTPNNRVTGYRAPEILETRKATFKSDVYSFGVLLLELLTGKAPNQASLGEEGIDLPRWVQSVVREEWTAEVFDVELMRYQNIEEEMVQLLQIAMACVSTVPDQRPAMQEVVRMMEDMNRAETDDGMRQSSDDPSKESGGHTPPTEARNSPSTVTP, from the exons ATGTCTTTCTTTCATTTTCTCCTCATTACACTTTTCTTCAACTACCGAGTCAGCTCCGAGTCAACTCAAGAAAAACAAGCTCTGCTCTCATTCCTCTCACAAGTCCCTCACGCTTCTAGAATCTCATGGAACTCTAATCAACCCACGTGCTCATGGACTGGTGTCACGTGCGATTCCACCAACACTTCCGTCATCTCAGTCCGTCTCCCCGGTACCGGACTCATCGGAACCATACCGCCGAATACCATCGGAAAATTATCTCAGCTCCGTGTGTTATCACTTCACTCAAACGCTCTCACCGGCGAATTTCCTCCCGATTTCAGTAACCTTTCTTTCCTTCGGAACGTATATCTGCAAAACAACAAATTCACCGGTGAGTTCCCGCCGAGTTTTACCGATCTGACTCGCTTGACTCGGTTAGATCTCTCCGCTAATAACCTCACCGGCGCGATTCCGTTTTCAATCAATAACTTAACCGTACTCACCGGACTGTTTCTACACAACAATAGCTTCTCCGGCCAGCTTCCAAGTATTAATCCGGCGAGCTTGGTCGATATAAACGTTTCTAACAACAAATTAAACGGATCGATTCCGAAATCGTTAGCTAGGTTTCCGGTAACTGCATTTTCCGGCAACATTAACCTCTGCGGCAGTCCGTTACCTCCTTGCAACAGCACATTTTTTCCGGCACCTGCGCCGTCTCCACCGTCGATTGAGCCACCGTCGGTCGGAAAAAAACACAAGAAAAAACTCTCAACCGCCGGAATTGTAGCAATCGTAGTCGGATCAGTGTTAATAATAGCTTTACTATTACTAATCCTATTACTCTGTTTACGTAAAAAGCGGAATCAGAAAACAAATCAGGTGACGAAACCATCACAAGCTGTTCCGGCTTCAGCCGCGGCTTCACGAGCGGTGGCTGAAGCCGGAACGTCGTCTTCGAAAGACGATATAACCGGGGCGTCAACGGAAGGTGAAAGGAATAAGTTGGTGTTTTTTGAAGGAGGGATTTATAGTTTTGATTTGGAAGATTTATTAAGGGCGTCTGCTGAGGTTTTAGGTAAAGGAAGTGTAGGAACTTCATATAAAGCTGTACTTGAAGAAGGAACAACAGTTGTAGTGAAAAGATTGAaagatgttgttgttactaaaaaggAATTTGATTTACAAATGGAGGTTTTGGGGAAGATGAAAGATGAAAATGTGGTTCCGTTACGAGCTTATTATTATTCTAAAGATGAGAAATTGCTTGTTTATGATTACTTTCCTGCTGGTAGCTTATCTGCTCTTCTTCATG GAAGTAGAGGTTCGGGTCGGTCACCACTTGATTGGGACCATCGTATGAGAATTGCATTGAGTGCTGCACGAGGGGTTGCGTACTTACATGTTGCCGGAAAAGTGGTTCACGGCAACATAAAATCGTCTAATGTACTACTCCGCCAAGAAACTAACAAAGATGCTTCCGTGTCTGATTACGGTCTCAACACACTCTTTGGCGGGTCAAGCACCCCTAACAATCGGGTCACGGGTTACCGGGCTCCAGAAATTCTCGAGACCCGAAAAGCCACATTTAAATCTGATGTGTATAGCTTTGGGGTCTTATTATTGGAGCTTTTGACGGGTAAAGCTCCAAATCAAGCCTCATTGGGTGAGGAAGGGATCGATTTGCCTAGGTGGGTCCAGTCGGTAGTCAGAGAAGAATGGACCGCCGAGGTTTTTGATGTGGAGTTAATGAGGTATCAAAATATCGAAGAAGAAATGGTTCAATTATTGCAAATAGCAATGGCGTGTGTATCAACTGTGCCAGATCAACGGCCCGCAATGCAGGAAGTGGTGAGGATGATGGAGGATATGAATCGGGCTGAAACGGATGACGGGATGAGACAATCGTCTGATGACCCGTCAAAGGAATCGGGTGGTCATACGCCTCCAACAGAAGCCCGGAACTCACCCAGTACTGTCACACCGTAG